The DNA window CCAGATCGGCATAGGCGCCCTGAAACTTCGCCTCATCGCCGCGCTCGCTCAGCCGCCCCGCCTTCGCCGCCTCCACCAGCCGCATCGTCTCCGCGACCAGCGCCCGCAGCGTCCCGATCATCGCCTCGAACGACCGCGCCAACTCACCCATCTCATCGTTCGACTTCACCGTCAACTGCTGGTTCACATTCCCCGCTGCCAGCCCCGCCGCCGCCGCCGCCAACTGGTTCGCCGAACCCGCCAGCTTCTGCGATACGACGAACGCGATACCCAGCCCGGCGATGACGCCCACGACGACCGCGCCGATCATGAGCATAATGGCCTGCGTGCTGCTATCCTGAGCGGTTTTGACGGTGGCATCCACGCGCTGCATCTTGCCATCGATGAGGTCCTTCAACGCCGCATCGATCGCCTCGCGCATTTTCGTGCCGCTGGCGCTCAGCAGGATCGTCGTCGCCTCCGCATCCTTGCCGGCGCTCGCCAGCGTCGCGATCTGCTGTTGCTCTGCCACCCACGGGGTGTACGCCGCCTTGAGCGCCGCCAACTGCGCCTTGCCGTCCGTCGTCACCTGCAGCTTGTCCAGTATGCTCATCTGCACGGTGATGCTCTTGACCTGCAGGTTCAAGTCATCCGTCGCCTTTTTGCGGTCCGCCTCACTCGTCACGATGATCGCCTGGCGCACATCGCGCCGGATCGTCAGCGCCGCAGCTTCCACTTCGTAGACTGACTGAATGGCCGGCACCTCGCCCTTGCCAATGCTATCAATCGCGACGTCGGCCTCATTCAGTTTGACGTATCCAATGACGCCCACGATGACCAGGATCAGCAACACCACGCCGAAGCCGGCAAACAGTTGCAACCGTATTCCGAGTTTCATTTCTGCCTCCAATGGCGATGTGCTGTGCAAAGTTAATGGGATAACGGTAGTGCGC is part of the Chloroflexota bacterium genome and encodes:
- a CDS encoding MCP four helix bundle domain-containing protein encodes the protein MKLGIRLQLFAGFGVVLLILVIVGVIGYVKLNEADVAIDSIGKGEVPAIQSVYEVEAAALTIRRDVRQAIIVTSEADRKKATDDLNLQVKSITVQMSILDKLQVTTDGKAQLAALKAAYTPWVAEQQQIATLASAGKDAEATTILLSASGTKMREAIDAALKDLIDGKMQRVDATVKTAQDSSTQAIMLMIGAVVVGVIAGLGIAFVVSQKLAGSANQLAAAAAGLAAGNVNQQLTVKSNDEMGELARSFEAMIGTLRALVAETMRLVEAAKAGRLSERGDEAKFQGAYADL